Proteins from one Desulfonema limicola genomic window:
- a CDS encoding ABC transporter ATP-binding protein translates to MGDIIIRNLAKEYVNHRILPRVKLNKGAASGDRVLVLDSIDLDFKDGELVCLLGPSGCGKSTLLRILAGFEFYSGFISIDGKQVQGPSPDHIFVFQHNALLPWMTVRENVSLGIRHLKKKQRNARIREYIEMVELEGFEDHYPHHLSGGMLRRAELARALVVNPETLFMDEPFTGLDFLAHMKMREEVVNMHEFIGKTIIMVTHDIDDALIMGDRIVILSGRPAHVKLTQKLDFSRPRDFRNQPELNKLRNEIFLMLGVNYAV, encoded by the coding sequence ATGGGAGATATTATTATACGAAACCTGGCAAAGGAATATGTCAACCACAGGATCCTGCCCAGGGTTAAATTAAATAAAGGGGCTGCCTCAGGCGACAGGGTTCTGGTTCTTGACAGTATTGACCTTGATTTTAAAGACGGGGAACTGGTCTGTCTTCTTGGGCCTTCGGGCTGCGGCAAGTCAACTCTGCTTCGCATTCTTGCCGGTTTTGAATTTTATTCAGGCTTTATTTCAATAGATGGAAAACAGGTACAGGGTCCGAGTCCAGACCATATCTTTGTTTTTCAGCACAATGCCCTGCTGCCCTGGATGACTGTAAGGGAAAATGTATCCCTGGGAATCCGGCATCTTAAAAAAAAACAAAGAAATGCAAGAATCAGGGAATATATTGAAATGGTTGAACTTGAAGGTTTTGAAGATCATTATCCCCACCATCTTTCAGGGGGAATGCTTCGCAGGGCAGAACTGGCACGCGCCCTTGTAGTAAATCCTGAAACCCTGTTTATGGATGAACCCTTTACAGGGCTTGATTTTCTTGCCCATATGAAGATGCGTGAAGAGGTTGTCAATATGCACGAATTTATAGGAAAAACCATTATAATGGTTACCCATGATATTGATGATGCCCTGATAATGGGAGACCGGATAGTTATCCTGAGCGGAAGACCGGCACATGTCAAGCTGACCCAAAAACTTGATTTTTCAAGACCCCGTGATTTTAGAAATCAGCCAGAATTAAACAAACTCAGGAACGAAATTTTTTTAATGCTTGGAGTCAATTATGCAGTTTAA
- a CDS encoding ABC transporter substrate-binding protein: MQFKNIIPGKFYLSLPWRIFGGAAGWLVLISCLHYYLNYEHGSHRIIRMGYMPVITNLAAPLLDYATKNSEHIRFKAIKFASFAEIGEALRNDDIQAAFIIAPLAIVLRQQGEDVKIVYIGNRHESTLVAGKDLNIKTLKDLAGKTIAVPMRYSGHNLSILRLLEKTYFKDRVRIVEMNPPDMASALTSGSLDAYCVGEPFAAQTLKSKDASLVHYVEDVWPGFICNLMIVKQSFMEKEPDILQIMVQGAVRSGLWAEKNIQQASEIASQYWNQPFDLVQYALTNPGKRICFDRFIPRYREIQEIADLMKHFGLSKTSDINGLIESRFAEQADLENIFSIETIIKSNN, encoded by the coding sequence ATGCAGTTTAAAAATATTATCCCTGGAAAATTTTATCTTTCCCTGCCCTGGCGTATTTTCGGGGGTGCAGCAGGATGGCTTGTCCTGATTTCCTGTCTTCATTATTATTTGAACTATGAACACGGCAGTCACAGGATTATACGCATGGGTTATATGCCGGTAATAACCAACCTGGCTGCTCCGCTTCTGGATTATGCAACAAAAAATTCTGAACATATCAGGTTTAAGGCAATAAAATTTGCATCTTTTGCCGAGATAGGGGAAGCCCTGCGAAATGACGATATTCAGGCAGCCTTTATTATTGCGCCTCTTGCCATTGTACTCAGGCAGCAGGGTGAAGATGTAAAAATTGTTTATATAGGAAACCGCCATGAAAGTACCCTGGTTGCCGGGAAAGATTTAAATATTAAAACATTAAAAGACCTTGCCGGTAAAACTATTGCTGTACCCATGCGGTATTCAGGACATAATCTAAGCATTCTCAGGCTGCTTGAAAAAACATATTTTAAAGATCGGGTTCGCATAGTGGAAATGAACCCTCCTGACATGGCTTCAGCACTGACATCAGGTTCTTTGGACGCATATTGTGTAGGAGAGCCTTTTGCTGCCCAGACCTTAAAAAGCAAAGATGCATCCCTGGTTCATTATGTGGAAGATGTATGGCCCGGGTTTATCTGCAACCTGATGATAGTTAAGCAGTCATTTATGGAAAAAGAGCCTGATATATTACAAATAATGGTTCAAGGTGCAGTACGTTCAGGGCTGTGGGCAGAAAAAAATATCCAGCAGGCATCAGAGATAGCTTCCCAATACTGGAACCAGCCTTTTGACCTTGTTCAATATGCCCTCACAAACCCCGGGAAACGGATATGTTTTGACAGGTTTATACCCAGGTACAGGGAAATTCAAGAGATAGCAGATTTGATGAAGCATTTTGGTCTTTCAAAAACCAGTGATATAAATGGGCTGATTGAAAGCCGGTTTGCAGAACAGGCTGATCTGGAAAATATCTTTAGTATAGAAACTATTATAAAATCAAATAATTAA
- a CDS encoding ABC transporter permease codes for MKKKLRIYFLPFMAFIVLLLIWAAAAHFSDWNAHIFPGPLQVAKSMWELTSDGTLLKHAAASLFRVTLGFYLAIILGIPLGIFMGRWETARIILNPLIQFLRPISPLAWIPISMLLFGIGDIPAVFLIFLASFFPLTVSTAAAVIAINPVYFHVAANFNFSKYEVVSKIIIPAMLPAAITALRITITIAWLVVVAAEMLAVTSGLGYLILDSRNALRMDYVMDGMIVIGLIGLLLDFVMMQLSKIKSVFWGTLSK; via the coding sequence ATGAAAAAAAAACTAAGAATATACTTTTTACCTTTTATGGCATTTATTGTTCTCTTGCTGATATGGGCAGCAGCAGCCCATTTCAGCGATTGGAATGCCCATATTTTTCCAGGTCCTCTGCAGGTGGCAAAAAGTATGTGGGAACTTACATCTGACGGCACTCTTCTTAAACATGCTGCTGCAAGCCTTTTCAGGGTAACACTGGGTTTTTATCTTGCAATTATACTTGGGATTCCTTTGGGTATATTCATGGGAAGATGGGAAACTGCCAGGATTATTTTAAATCCTCTTATCCAGTTTTTAAGACCCATATCACCTCTGGCATGGATTCCAATATCTATGCTTTTGTTCGGCATTGGCGATATTCCGGCAGTTTTTCTTATTTTTCTGGCAAGTTTTTTTCCTTTAACAGTTTCAACTGCTGCGGCTGTCATTGCTATTAATCCTGTTTATTTTCATGTGGCTGCCAATTTTAATTTTTCAAAGTATGAGGTTGTGAGTAAAATAATTATTCCTGCAATGCTGCCTGCTGCAATTACAGCTCTCCGCATTACAATTACCATTGCCTGGCTGGTGGTGGTAGCTGCTGAAATGCTGGCAGTTACATCTGGTCTGGGCTATCTTATTCTTGACTCACGCAATGCTCTTCGCATGGATTATGTCATGGACGGAATGATTGTAATTGGATTAATCGGTTTGTTACTTGACTTTGTTATGATGCAGCTCAGTAAAATCAAGTCGGTTTTCTGGGGAACCCTTTCAAAATAA